The following proteins come from a genomic window of Macadamia integrifolia cultivar HAES 741 chromosome 14, SCU_Mint_v3, whole genome shotgun sequence:
- the LOC122060641 gene encoding uncharacterized protein LOC122060641 — protein MGRQKDKFWQHAEPLDSSHFKCEFCEKQVYGGVTRLKYHLAKVSGHDVAPCEKVSDDVQAEALLAINSESSSKKRKSCTSGESIVGSSPLTPLTTTSQRQSTMEEMIPKMDKPTWEKCLRDLFIKNSISFNVVQSDAFIKFVKCTTRYGPSVPIPSYGTLRGRIIPKARKDLEKNAEEVKFCWKQTGCTIMSDIWTDLKKQSFLNVIAYSPGGALFLRLEECSHARLTGPYIFDILDREIQSVGQNLVVQIISDNASNYSNALDMLIGKYRWLFKTQCAAHGINLMLKDIYEKSIVEVEEKLRLLVASAEWRSLRNYRSIKVDRVVYTIQRESFWNDSKEILRFMEPIIRVLRLVDGDGATSGYLYEAMERARESIEGVDKEVKRLLDDVDDSIAEDLLFGASASFTESETQPSDSIIEFS, from the exons atgggGAGACAAAAAGATAAGTTTTGGCAACATGCTGAGCCACTTGATAGTTCACATTTCAAATGCGAATTTTGTGAAAAACAAGTTTATGGAGGGGTCACTCGCCTCAAGTATCATTTAGCTAAGGTTAGTGGTCATGATGTTGCACCTTGTGAGAAAGTATCTGATGATGTCCAAGCAGAAGCTCTTCTTGCTATTAATTCTGAATCAAGTAGTAAAAAGCGTAAGAGTTGTACCAGTGGTGAGAGTATAGTTGGTTCCTCTCCTTTGACTCCTTTAACTACAACTAGTCAAAGGCAGTCTACAATGGAGGAAATGATCCCTAAGATGGACAAACCAACTTGGGAGAAATGTTTGCGTgacttatttattaaaaatagcatttctttcaatgttgttCAATCGGATGCTTTTATCAAGTTTGTGAAGTGCACAACCCGTTATGGTCCTAGTGTTCCTATTCCAAGTTATGGAACCCTTCGTGGAAGAATAATCCCTAAAGCAAGAAAGGACCTTGAAAAAAATGCTGAAGAAGTAAAATTTTGTTGGAAACAAACTGGTTGCACAATTATGTCTGATATATGGACTGATTTGAAAAAGCAGTCTTTTCTTAATGTGATTGCTTATTCCCCGGGTGGTGCTCTCTTTCTGAGGTTAGAGGAGTGTTCTCATGCTAGATTGACTGGTccttatatatttgatattcttgatagagagattcaaagtgttGGCCAAAATTTAGTGGTTCAAATAATTTCAGACAATGCATCCAATTATTCCAATGCACTTGATATGCTTATTGGAAAGTATCGTTGGTTGTTTAAGACTCAATGTGCAGCCCATGGTATCAATCTAATGTTGAAGGACATCTATGaaaag TCAATTgttgaagtggaagagaagcTTAGACTCCTAGTTGCATCAGCTGAGTGGAGGAGTCTAAGAAATTATAGATCTATTAAAGTAGATAGAGTAGTGTACACTATTCAAAGGGAGTCGTTTTGGaatgattcaaaagagattttgagatttatggaACCAATCATTCGAGTTCTTCGTTtggttgatggtgatggggctACATCAGGATATTTGTATGAAGCAATGGAAAGAGCCAGAGAG AGCATTGAGGGCGTTGATAAAGAGGTAAAGAGATTattggatgatgtggatgatagcATCGCTGAAGACTTGCTATTTGGTGCAAGTGCTAGTTTTACTGAGAGCGAGACTCAACCCTCAGATAGTATTATCGAATTTAGTTAA